In a single window of the Roseiconus lacunae genome:
- a CDS encoding DUF1592 domain-containing protein, with translation MTKTIYFAMVWITSALVLTDVVTPVSANEVASSDKVAGFERSLQSFFENHCNDCHADGEHEGGLALDELSTDLLDPAVFAKWVTIHDRVQSGEMPPPDGNPPEPEQRQSFLETLSVPLERIHRSRRSTVLRRLNRQEYQNTMNDLFGTQLELSGLLPEDARSHEFDNVGEALGLSMVHLERYMDAASKVLDAAIATSNERPSVDQISAWYKDTREAEKHVGSAWKLLDDDYMVRFEGGGYPSGMLRNTNVERPGRYRIRITGYAYQSDQPVTFSVGGTSFAAGSEKPIYGYFRLPPGEPTTIELEAWIERRYMIAIEPHGITHPNRYKQASIDEHAGPGLAIGEVFLEGPLLEQFPSRGHQLIFSGIDRQEVMPRNPRDRLKRWYVPKFSIEADEPNSLARKSLRRVADAVMRKPMKEEALSPYVDLFSQRMQDGESIEQSLRTAITALLCSPGFLYFQESPGRLDDHAIANRLSYFLHRTCPDETLDALARESKLTADGELRIQTERLMNSPRFERFLVDFSNSWLDLREIDFTAPDQKLFPEYDPFLRHSMPLETLAFLREVIESNLPARSLVAPEFAMLNERLAEHYGLENADVRGTQIRKVTLPNDSIRGGLLAQASILKVTANGTNTSPVTRGAWVMERIAGVTPPPPPPGIPGVEPDIRGATTLRELLDKHRNADNCRACHQKIDPPGFAMESFNPIGGYRERYRSLGEGERIDLRINNRRVAYKLGPPVDPSGQLAGGEAFSGFTEFQKLLAEQDRMLARTFVTKLLTFACGREMGFSDRSEIERIVESTSDQQYPLQELLHAVIASDIFHTK, from the coding sequence ATGACAAAAACGATTTACTTCGCGATGGTTTGGATCACATCGGCGCTCGTGTTGACCGACGTTGTGACACCTGTATCAGCGAATGAGGTCGCGTCGTCTGACAAAGTCGCTGGGTTTGAACGTTCTCTGCAATCGTTCTTCGAGAACCACTGCAATGATTGTCACGCCGACGGGGAACACGAAGGCGGGCTTGCCCTCGATGAACTTTCGACAGACCTCTTAGACCCAGCAGTGTTCGCCAAATGGGTCACCATTCATGACCGGGTGCAATCGGGTGAAATGCCTCCGCCCGACGGAAATCCCCCGGAACCTGAACAACGACAGTCTTTCCTTGAGACATTAAGCGTCCCACTGGAACGAATCCATCGGTCCCGGCGATCAACTGTTTTGCGGCGGCTGAATCGGCAAGAGTACCAGAACACGATGAACGATCTGTTCGGCACACAACTGGAGCTCTCCGGATTGCTTCCCGAAGACGCGCGGTCTCATGAATTCGATAACGTGGGCGAAGCGTTGGGACTGTCGATGGTGCATCTGGAACGCTACATGGATGCCGCATCCAAGGTACTTGATGCCGCGATCGCAACATCCAATGAACGGCCCAGCGTCGATCAAATTTCGGCTTGGTACAAAGACACCCGTGAAGCGGAGAAGCATGTCGGGTCAGCATGGAAGTTGCTCGATGATGACTACATGGTTCGTTTCGAAGGCGGTGGCTATCCCTCCGGGATGCTTCGCAACACCAACGTCGAGCGCCCTGGACGTTATCGCATTCGAATTACCGGCTATGCATACCAAAGCGACCAACCGGTGACCTTTAGTGTTGGCGGAACCAGTTTCGCCGCAGGCAGCGAAAAGCCGATTTATGGTTACTTTCGGCTGCCGCCCGGGGAACCAACAACCATCGAATTGGAAGCCTGGATCGAGCGACGTTACATGATCGCGATTGAGCCTCACGGTATCACCCATCCGAATCGCTACAAGCAAGCGAGCATTGACGAACATGCCGGGCCGGGGTTAGCGATCGGCGAGGTATTTCTCGAAGGCCCGTTGCTCGAACAGTTTCCCAGCCGTGGCCATCAACTAATTTTCTCCGGTATCGATCGCCAGGAAGTCATGCCCCGGAATCCGCGTGACCGACTGAAGCGTTGGTATGTCCCCAAGTTTTCGATTGAAGCCGACGAACCGAATTCGTTGGCTCGGAAATCGCTCCGCCGAGTCGCCGATGCGGTAATGCGAAAGCCGATGAAAGAGGAAGCACTGTCACCCTACGTCGATCTGTTTTCGCAGCGAATGCAAGACGGTGAATCGATCGAGCAATCCTTGCGCACCGCCATCACCGCACTGCTGTGCTCGCCGGGATTCTTGTATTTCCAAGAATCGCCCGGTCGTTTGGATGACCATGCGATCGCCAATCGCCTGTCCTACTTCCTGCATCGGACCTGTCCCGACGAAACCCTGGACGCACTCGCTCGCGAAAGCAAGCTTACGGCAGACGGTGAGCTTCGCATACAAACCGAGCGTTTGATGAACAGCCCACGTTTCGAACGCTTCCTGGTTGACTTCTCGAACAGTTGGCTCGACCTTCGCGAAATCGACTTTACCGCACCCGATCAAAAACTTTTCCCCGAATACGATCCATTCCTTCGCCATTCGATGCCGCTAGAAACGCTGGCGTTTTTGCGAGAGGTCATCGAGTCCAACCTGCCGGCGCGATCGCTAGTCGCCCCCGAATTCGCGATGCTTAACGAACGTTTGGCGGAACATTACGGTCTGGAAAATGCTGACGTTCGTGGCACGCAGATTCGCAAAGTCACTTTGCCGAACGATTCAATCCGCGGCGGCTTGTTGGCTCAAGCAAGCATCTTGAAGGTCACCGCCAATGGGACCAACACGTCGCCGGTGACACGCGGGGCTTGGGTGATGGAACGGATCGCCGGGGTCACACCTCCGCCGCCCCCGCCAGGAATTCCAGGCGTGGAACCAGACATCCGCGGGGCGACAACATTGCGAGAATTGCTGGACAAACATCGCAACGCGGACAATTGTCGGGCGTGCCACCAAAAGATCGATCCACCGGGTTTCGCAATGGAATCTTTCAACCCGATCGGCGGCTATCGGGAACGCTATCGATCGTTGGGAGAAGGCGAACGTATCGACCTTAGAATCAACAATCGGCGCGTCGCCTATAAACTTGGGCCACCGGTTGATCCCAGCGGTCAGCTTGCCGGCGGTGAAGCATTTTCAGGGTTCACTGAATTCCAAAAACTGCTCGCCGAACAAGATAGAATGCTCGCTCGGACGTTCGTCACCAAACTACTGACGTTTGCCTGTGGCCGCGAAATGGGTTTTTCCGATCGTTCCGAAATTGAGCGGATCGTTGAATCAACGTCGGACCAGCAATATCCCCTGCAAGAGTTATTGCATGCTGTGATTGCCAGCGACATCTTCCACACCAAGTAG
- a CDS encoding NAD(+)/NADH kinase: MSDSGDINMTIGKTWPGENRTKPRVVILGAPDRDRVRAEAIRLRPIIAQHAEIVVEDYEFEYAFTDPDIDLVIVLGGDGSILQTARQLEGRSIPVLGVNCGNLGFLAALSPDDFLGVWPKVCSGVFRVIDHLMLEISLIRQGKTIAKQLALNEVAVLGGPPYQILGIDLFADGNLATRYRCDGLILATPVGSTAHNLSAGGPILRRNLQAVVISPISPHTLTYRPLVDSADTVFELSVGDPSESTSVVVDGRILSQLLPGDRVKVHRASSSFEMLSVPGQNDYRTLREKLGWGGSL; this comes from the coding sequence ATGTCTGATTCCGGCGACATCAATATGACCATTGGAAAGACGTGGCCGGGTGAAAACCGGACCAAGCCACGGGTTGTCATCCTTGGCGCCCCCGACCGCGATCGCGTCCGAGCGGAGGCAATCCGGCTGCGCCCGATCATCGCGCAGCATGCCGAGATCGTGGTCGAGGACTACGAGTTCGAGTATGCGTTTACCGATCCCGACATCGACTTGGTGATCGTTCTTGGCGGTGACGGGTCGATTTTGCAAACCGCGCGGCAACTCGAAGGCCGTTCGATCCCGGTCTTGGGCGTCAACTGCGGGAACCTTGGATTCCTGGCCGCACTGTCCCCGGACGATTTTCTTGGGGTCTGGCCAAAAGTCTGCAGCGGTGTCTTTCGAGTGATCGATCACCTGATGTTAGAAATCAGCTTGATCCGCCAGGGGAAAACGATTGCCAAGCAACTGGCGCTCAACGAGGTCGCCGTGCTTGGCGGTCCGCCTTATCAGATCCTGGGCATCGACCTCTTTGCCGACGGCAATCTTGCGACCCGCTATCGCTGTGACGGTTTGATTTTGGCGACGCCGGTCGGGTCGACGGCGCATAACCTTTCGGCCGGAGGTCCGATCCTTCGTCGGAATCTACAAGCCGTGGTGATTTCGCCGATCAGTCCCCACACGCTGACGTATCGGCCGCTGGTCGATTCGGCAGACACCGTGTTCGAACTTTCCGTAGGTGATCCCAGTGAATCGACCAGTGTCGTGGTCGACGGGCGAATCCTCAGCCAGCTCCTTCCCGGTGATCGGGTGAAGGTGCATCGTGCGAGTAGTTCCTTCGAGATGTTGTCCGTACCGGGACAAAACGACTATCGCACCCTACGTGAAAAGTTGGGCTGGGGCGGATCACTGTAG
- a CDS encoding leucine-rich repeat domain-containing protein, producing the protein MSLRLSHPGLLFSLLLGLTCAGCQPNRSSEDGTEPTAEKKLSEDDQSAIDVVPIAAQVEKAAVSVRRDGNDKIIEVSFRGSSVGDVAGQLSLLPKLRSVLLSGSDADDATMAEIGKITTLENLDLRGCAISDAGLSALSNLPRLKAIKLSGRDGQTKVTADGVSALGQIKSLKVIALDFLPVGDAGVRSLSGLPELRELYLAGTSLTDQSAETLAGFDQLTKLRLASNDLSGETIRQLVSVKGIAELDISDCPKIDSASVTELAGFSDLVKLNLYATGVGEGDWGLLAKLNKLQWLNVDKTDVNDAALEGIGKLESLTFLHLGSTKITDAGMPRLANLKQLRKLIVTRTAVTQAGVDGLQDSLPTTEIQLEYVEGK; encoded by the coding sequence ATGTCCCTTCGCCTTTCTCACCCCGGCTTGCTGTTCTCTCTGTTATTGGGATTGACCTGCGCAGGATGCCAGCCGAATCGATCCTCCGAAGACGGTACCGAGCCAACCGCCGAGAAAAAGCTTTCCGAAGACGACCAATCGGCGATTGATGTTGTCCCAATCGCAGCACAAGTCGAGAAGGCGGCGGTCAGCGTTCGTCGCGATGGGAATGACAAAATTATCGAAGTGAGCTTTCGTGGTTCTAGCGTCGGCGATGTTGCCGGCCAGCTATCGCTTCTGCCAAAACTGCGTAGCGTCCTGCTGTCCGGATCGGATGCCGATGACGCGACGATGGCAGAGATTGGAAAAATCACGACGCTGGAAAACCTCGATCTACGCGGCTGTGCGATATCTGATGCGGGGCTTTCTGCGTTGTCGAACCTGCCGCGATTAAAGGCGATCAAACTGTCCGGACGCGATGGTCAAACGAAAGTCACCGCGGATGGCGTTTCGGCCCTCGGCCAAATCAAAAGCTTGAAAGTCATCGCGCTCGACTTCTTGCCGGTCGGTGACGCAGGCGTTCGGTCGCTCTCTGGGTTGCCAGAACTTCGCGAGCTTTACCTGGCGGGCACTTCACTGACCGATCAATCGGCTGAAACACTGGCAGGATTCGATCAACTTACAAAACTGCGTCTCGCGTCGAACGACTTGTCAGGCGAAACGATCCGGCAACTTGTTTCCGTCAAGGGAATCGCCGAGCTTGACATCAGCGATTGCCCAAAAATTGATTCGGCCAGCGTCACCGAGCTGGCCGGTTTCTCAGATCTAGTCAAACTGAATCTTTATGCCACCGGCGTTGGCGAAGGTGACTGGGGATTGCTGGCGAAGCTCAACAAACTCCAGTGGCTGAATGTCGATAAGACGGATGTCAACGACGCCGCCTTGGAAGGGATCGGTAAGCTCGAATCGCTCACGTTCTTGCACCTCGGCAGCACCAAGATCACCGATGCGGGAATGCCCCGTCTTGCCAACCTAAAACAGCTCCGCAAACTGATCGTCACGCGGACAGCGGTCACGCAAGCGGGTGTCGATGGCCTTCAAGATTCGCTCCCCACGACAGAGATTCAACTGGAGTATGTCGAGGGCAAGTGA
- a CDS encoding TIM barrel protein: protein MKRRQFISQAVAAVAATSLARPRHLWAQETSETGSRPANHIRQSIMGWCFQPMDMLELAQHCKRIGLEAMEGIDSKLYDQVTDMGLKISLVGSHGFAKGPIDPDNHAEVESKLRKSIDLAVKYNAPAVITFTGMKQQGINDAAARKNCLDCWKRVIPYAEEKGITLVLEHLNSKAHLNPDGSVHPMKGHPGYWGDDVHLCAELINELGSERFKLLFDIYHVQIMNGDLIANLRRYQSIIGHYHTAGNPGRRELDERNEINYPAVMRAILDTGYTGYVAQEFIPTSDNPIDSLEQAYQVCDV from the coding sequence GTGAAACGTCGACAATTTATCTCCCAAGCTGTCGCCGCAGTTGCCGCCACCAGCCTCGCTCGTCCGCGTCACTTGTGGGCTCAAGAAACAAGTGAAACCGGTTCTCGCCCGGCCAATCACATTCGCCAGTCAATCATGGGCTGGTGTTTCCAACCGATGGATATGCTGGAACTCGCCCAACACTGCAAGCGGATCGGTCTCGAAGCGATGGAAGGGATCGACAGCAAGCTGTACGACCAAGTGACCGACATGGGTCTGAAGATTTCACTGGTCGGTAGCCATGGGTTCGCCAAGGGTCCGATCGATCCCGACAACCATGCCGAAGTCGAATCGAAGCTTCGCAAAAGCATCGACCTGGCCGTCAAATACAATGCCCCCGCGGTGATCACATTTACGGGGATGAAACAGCAAGGTATTAACGATGCCGCGGCTCGCAAGAACTGCTTGGATTGCTGGAAACGAGTGATCCCCTACGCCGAAGAAAAAGGCATCACGCTCGTACTCGAACACCTTAACAGCAAAGCCCACCTGAATCCTGACGGCTCGGTTCATCCCATGAAAGGTCATCCCGGTTACTGGGGTGATGACGTGCACCTGTGCGCGGAGTTAATCAACGAACTCGGTAGCGAACGATTCAAACTGCTGTTCGATATCTATCACGTCCAAATCATGAACGGCGACCTGATCGCCAACTTGAGGCGTTACCAATCGATCATCGGTCACTACCACACCGCGGGTAACCCGGGACGCCGCGAACTAGACGAACGCAACGAAATCAACTATCCGGCCGTGATGCGAGCGATCCTGGACACCGGCTACACCGGTTACGTCGCGCAGGAGTTCATTCCCACGAGCGACAACCCGATCGATTCACTCGAACAAGCCTATCAAGTTTGCGACGTTTGA
- a CDS encoding sulfatase-like hydrolase/transferase, translating to MMTSSHAFPSPVLVPVAACMPASPPNLFRLALAALAVVTLGPAARVSAAAPDIILVMADDIGIEGLGCYGGRSYKTPNLDRLAAGGVRFTRAYSQPLCTPTRVELMTGLDNHRNWQSFGILDPQTWTFGHAMSEAGYATGIFGKWQLQSYDPPDYPGGTHRRGTGMHPKDAGFDEYALFHALDTEDKGSRYANPTMLEGKRGTDGELKTYPGRYGEDVWVEKILSFFDRRKDHPRFVYYPMALPHWPFQPTPDSEEWNPEEPSLTDLRFAGDMIEYMDKTMGSLMDGLRKRELERDTIVIFYSDNGTHLDVVSKLDDGRAVAGGKATPLQTGIHVPLIVHCPTRFKPAVRDGIVEASDFFPTLLQMAKAKPQPEQTFDGVSFLPLLTGQAEATRDAAFFWYDPRPGWDKERFSRHVFALNQTHKLFRNGGLYRINDPILSETFVESETAGDTASRRQLRAVIDKAMAGVEEPPLVDSFGRKTK from the coding sequence ATGATGACGTCATCTCACGCATTCCCTTCGCCTGTTTTAGTTCCAGTTGCAGCCTGTATGCCCGCTTCACCACCGAACCTATTTCGACTGGCTCTCGCCGCCTTGGCGGTCGTAACGCTTGGCCCTGCGGCACGAGTTTCCGCGGCGGCTCCGGACATCATTTTGGTGATGGCCGACGACATCGGCATTGAAGGTCTGGGGTGTTATGGTGGGCGTTCCTACAAGACCCCCAATCTTGATCGACTGGCCGCCGGCGGTGTGCGTTTCACTCGGGCATACTCGCAACCCTTGTGTACCCCGACTCGAGTCGAGTTGATGACCGGACTTGATAATCACCGGAACTGGCAATCATTCGGGATTCTTGATCCCCAGACTTGGACGTTCGGTCATGCGATGAGCGAAGCTGGGTACGCGACGGGAATCTTCGGGAAATGGCAGTTGCAATCGTATGACCCACCGGATTATCCCGGCGGCACGCATCGACGCGGCACCGGCATGCACCCCAAGGATGCCGGGTTTGACGAGTACGCATTGTTTCACGCACTCGATACCGAAGACAAAGGGTCTCGCTACGCCAATCCGACGATGTTGGAAGGCAAACGTGGGACCGACGGTGAATTGAAAACCTATCCCGGGCGATATGGCGAAGACGTTTGGGTTGAAAAGATCCTTTCCTTCTTTGACCGTCGGAAAGACCACCCGCGATTCGTCTACTATCCGATGGCATTACCGCACTGGCCATTTCAGCCGACACCTGATTCAGAAGAATGGAATCCCGAAGAGCCGTCGTTAACTGACCTGCGTTTCGCGGGCGACATGATCGAGTACATGGACAAGACCATGGGCAGCTTGATGGACGGGCTTCGAAAGCGCGAGCTTGAACGCGACACGATCGTGATTTTCTACAGTGACAACGGAACCCATCTCGACGTAGTCTCAAAGCTAGACGATGGCCGAGCGGTCGCCGGCGGAAAGGCAACGCCACTGCAAACGGGGATTCATGTTCCGTTGATCGTTCATTGTCCCACACGGTTCAAACCCGCGGTCCGCGATGGCATCGTCGAAGCGTCGGACTTCTTTCCAACGCTGTTGCAGATGGCCAAGGCGAAGCCGCAGCCGGAGCAGACGTTCGACGGGGTCAGTTTTTTGCCGTTGTTGACCGGGCAAGCCGAGGCAACTCGCGACGCCGCGTTCTTTTGGTATGACCCTCGACCCGGCTGGGACAAGGAACGTTTTTCACGTCATGTGTTTGCGTTGAACCAGACCCACAAGTTGTTTCGAAACGGAGGACTTTATCGGATAAATGATCCGATCTTGTCGGAAACGTTCGTCGAATCTGAAACTGCCGGCGACACCGCATCGCGGCGGCAGTTGCGAGCGGTGATTGACAAAGCGATGGCTGGCGTCGAAGAGCCGCCCTTGGTCGACTCGTTTGGCCGCAAAACTAAGTAA
- the hisF gene encoding imidazole glycerol phosphate synthase subunit HisF — protein sequence MLAARVIPCLDVHGGRVVKGTNFVNLRDAGDPVEVASRYEAEGADELVFLDITASHEERDIILDVVRRTADCVFMPLTVGGGVRTIEDVRDLLNAGCDKVSINSAACKDPDFVRRAADRFGSQCIVVNIDPKRVTKDGKEFWEVHINGGRKPTGLEAVAWAKEVQSLGAGEIVLTSMDADGTRDGYDLPVTAAVSEAVSIPVVASGGAGHPQHLADAIIKGKASAALAASIFHFGQFTIEETKQIMRDAGIPVRI from the coding sequence ATGCTAGCTGCCCGAGTGATTCCATGCCTTGATGTCCATGGTGGACGCGTCGTGAAAGGGACTAACTTTGTCAATTTGCGGGACGCCGGGGACCCGGTCGAGGTGGCCAGCCGTTACGAAGCCGAGGGCGCCGATGAATTGGTTTTTCTGGACATTACCGCCAGCCACGAAGAACGTGACATCATCTTGGACGTTGTCCGGCGGACCGCCGACTGCGTTTTTATGCCGCTGACCGTTGGCGGCGGCGTTCGCACCATCGAAGACGTTCGCGACCTGCTCAATGCCGGCTGCGACAAAGTCTCCATCAATTCCGCCGCTTGCAAAGATCCCGATTTCGTCCGTCGCGCCGCCGATCGATTCGGTAGCCAATGTATCGTCGTCAATATTGACCCCAAACGGGTCACAAAAGATGGAAAAGAATTCTGGGAAGTTCATATCAATGGCGGTCGCAAACCCACCGGGCTGGAGGCCGTCGCGTGGGCCAAGGAAGTCCAATCGCTCGGCGCCGGTGAAATTGTTCTGACCAGCATGGACGCCGACGGAACCCGCGATGGCTATGACCTGCCCGTCACCGCGGCGGTCAGCGAAGCGGTCTCGATCCCGGTCGTCGCGAGCGGTGGCGCCGGACACCCCCAGCACCTCGCCGATGCCATCATCAAAGGCAAAGCCAGCGCCGCACTGGCAGCAAGCATCTTTCACTTCGGACAATTTACGATCGAAGAAACGAAACAAATCATGCGAGACGCGGGTATCCCTGTCAGAATTTGA
- a CDS encoding DUF1552 domain-containing protein yields the protein MIRQTDRSSLGAFRNRKLSRRHLLRGAGAGIALPMLSAMRPAFSARPTPPPKRLIAICAGLGFHGPHLFPAAEGRLDATTPYLDNLRDHCDQMTLLSGLSHPNQNGNNGHASAMTWLTSAQRPGLAGFKNTISLDQLIASKLGGVTRLPYLCLSSGNGSLSWTANGVNIPDEQSPAKIFQKLFVNGTAEQIETQLVDLRRGRSILDTVRTDAKRLEKTLGPRDREKLDEYYSSIRDLENRLGQSQQWVTRPKPVVDYEPPSDVVDKQDIIAKQTLMYDIMRLAIATDSTRVMTFSIGGMNSVPSNIPGVKTDWHNLSHHGKDEQKIAELRLIETAEFEAFANFLTMLKTTREDDRTLLDGTSILFGSNLGNASSHDWHNLPIILAGGGFRHGRYVAHDARDNTPLANLFVSLAQWMGVEIDAFGSSTAAGVRGVEVA from the coding sequence ATGATTCGTCAAACCGATCGCTCCAGCTTGGGCGCGTTTCGAAACCGAAAACTATCCCGCCGCCATCTGCTGCGCGGTGCAGGCGCAGGCATCGCGCTACCAATGTTGTCAGCGATGCGACCGGCGTTCTCGGCAAGGCCAACGCCACCGCCAAAGCGTCTGATTGCGATCTGTGCCGGACTGGGATTCCATGGGCCTCACCTGTTTCCCGCCGCGGAAGGTCGGCTCGATGCGACGACGCCGTACTTGGACAATCTTCGTGATCACTGTGATCAAATGACATTGCTGTCCGGGCTATCACATCCCAACCAAAATGGGAATAACGGGCACGCGTCTGCGATGACTTGGCTGACGTCTGCTCAGCGCCCGGGTTTAGCGGGATTCAAAAATACCATTTCGCTCGATCAATTGATCGCGTCAAAACTCGGTGGCGTCACACGACTGCCATACCTGTGTTTGTCGAGCGGAAATGGATCGCTCTCGTGGACGGCGAACGGCGTCAACATCCCCGATGAGCAGTCGCCGGCAAAGATCTTCCAAAAATTGTTTGTCAACGGAACGGCGGAACAGATTGAGACACAATTGGTCGACCTAAGACGTGGCCGAAGTATTCTCGACACCGTTCGGACCGATGCAAAGCGACTGGAAAAAACACTCGGACCGCGCGATCGCGAAAAACTAGACGAGTACTATTCATCGATTCGTGATCTCGAGAATCGCCTCGGTCAATCACAACAGTGGGTGACACGTCCCAAACCGGTTGTCGACTACGAACCGCCGAGCGACGTCGTCGACAAACAAGACATCATCGCCAAACAAACGTTGATGTACGACATCATGCGGTTGGCGATCGCAACTGACTCAACACGTGTGATGACGTTTTCGATCGGCGGGATGAATTCGGTTCCTAGCAACATTCCTGGTGTCAAAACCGATTGGCATAACCTTTCGCACCACGGCAAGGACGAACAAAAAATCGCCGAATTACGATTGATCGAAACCGCCGAGTTCGAAGCCTTTGCCAATTTCCTCACGATGCTTAAAACAACTCGCGAGGACGACCGAACGTTGCTCGATGGCACGTCGATTTTGTTCGGATCGAACCTAGGTAACGCTTCGTCGCATGATTGGCACAACCTTCCGATCATTTTGGCCGGTGGCGGTTTTCGCCACGGCCGCTACGTCGCCCATGACGCAAGAGACAACACCCCACTGGCCAATCTCTTTGTTTCGCTGGCCCAATGGATGGGAGTAGAAATCGATGCCTTTGGCAGCAGCACCGCCGCCGGCGTTCGCGGCGTTGAGGTCGCTTGA
- a CDS encoding metallophosphoesterase gives MTTERETQSNRRFQLTRRATLSGGVLTLAAAQLSSPWGLPETSAAEDITTDDRARSLKVGLITDLHYADKAPVGSRHYRETLGKLDEAAKQFEQQNVDLVVELGDLIDAASSVDDELRYLETINRKYSAIADDRHYVLGNHCVDTLTKDEFLGSVGQEKSYKSFDRGGIHFVILDACFRSDGTPYGRRNFKWTDANVSDEELQWLQADLKANTKPVIVFAHQRLDVSNSHGVKNNADVRTILESSGNVAAVFQGHSHANDLNEINGIHYCTLVAMVEGSGEQNNGYSVLEIDPKGELRLSGFRKQANRHWNV, from the coding sequence ATGACGACCGAACGCGAAACACAATCCAATCGGCGATTCCAATTGACTCGGCGGGCGACTCTCTCAGGCGGCGTGCTGACACTCGCTGCGGCACAACTGAGTTCCCCATGGGGCTTGCCAGAAACCTCGGCGGCCGAGGACATCACAACTGATGATCGCGCGCGATCGCTGAAGGTCGGCTTGATCACCGACCTCCACTACGCCGACAAAGCCCCCGTCGGCTCGCGCCACTATCGGGAAACGCTCGGTAAGCTGGACGAAGCCGCCAAGCAATTCGAACAACAAAACGTCGACTTGGTGGTCGAACTCGGCGACTTGATAGATGCGGCAAGCTCGGTCGATGACGAGCTTCGTTATCTTGAAACGATCAACCGGAAATACTCCGCGATCGCCGATGACCGTCACTATGTGCTTGGCAATCACTGTGTCGACACGTTGACCAAAGACGAATTCCTTGGTTCCGTCGGCCAGGAAAAGTCATACAAGTCGTTCGATCGCGGTGGCATTCACTTCGTCATCCTCGACGCCTGCTTCCGAAGTGATGGGACACCGTACGGTCGCCGCAATTTCAAATGGACCGACGCAAACGTTTCGGACGAAGAGTTGCAATGGCTGCAAGCAGATTTAAAAGCCAACACGAAACCTGTCATCGTCTTTGCCCATCAACGATTGGACGTCAGTAACAGCCATGGTGTCAAAAACAATGCTGACGTACGGACGATTCTCGAATCATCTGGCAATGTTGCGGCGGTCTTCCAAGGCCACAGCCACGCGAATGACTTGAACGAGATCAACGGCATCCATTACTGCACCTTGGTCGCGATGGTCGAGGGATCGGGTGAGCAAAACAATGGGTATTCGGTCTTGGAAATCGATCCCAAAGGCGAGTTGCGATTGAGCGGCTTTCGCAAGCAAGCGAATCGGCACTGGAATGTCTAG